In a genomic window of Limibacter armeniacum:
- a CDS encoding peroxiredoxin-like family protein, with amino-acid sequence MRNIGIVILYVFVSVMTACNAETNNQSSIKEDSKMEKEITSQTQALEERKVNFAKKADAKTKGIYKEGLDAVFASGILKRAKNVGDVAPSFALKNALGKDVSLQELLQKGPVVLVWYRGGWCPYCNINLHYLQEELPNIKAQGANLVALTPELPDQSISTSEKNHLEFEVLSDIGNKVAKDYGVVFKLTDDVAKIYNEKFDLNSHNGDSSNELPLAATYIINTNGEIVYAFLDSDYRNRAEPKEITAFLKEMRKEEGKVK; translated from the coding sequence ATGAGAAATATAGGAATTGTAATTTTATATGTGTTCGTAAGTGTTATGACTGCTTGTAATGCAGAGACAAATAACCAGTCATCGATAAAAGAAGATAGCAAAATGGAAAAAGAAATCACATCACAGACTCAAGCATTGGAAGAGAGAAAAGTGAATTTTGCTAAAAAAGCAGATGCAAAAACAAAGGGAATATATAAAGAAGGACTAGATGCCGTTTTTGCATCTGGTATTCTAAAAAGAGCAAAAAATGTAGGAGATGTAGCACCAAGTTTTGCATTAAAAAATGCTTTAGGGAAAGACGTTTCATTACAAGAGCTTTTACAGAAAGGGCCTGTGGTATTAGTTTGGTATAGAGGTGGTTGGTGTCCGTATTGTAACATCAATCTACATTACTTACAGGAGGAGTTGCCTAACATTAAAGCTCAAGGCGCCAATTTGGTTGCTCTTACACCTGAATTACCAGATCAGTCTATCAGCACAAGTGAAAAGAATCATTTAGAATTTGAAGTATTGAGTGATATTGGTAACAAAGTGGCAAAAGACTATGGCGTTGTATTCAAATTAACGGATGATGTTGCTAAAATCTACAATGAGAAATTTGATCTTAATAGCCATAATGGTGATTCCTCCAATGAGCTTCCTTTAGCAGCAACCTATATTATAAATACGAATGGTGAAATAGTATATGCCTTTTTAGATTCGGATTATAGAAATAGAGCAGAACCAAAAGAGATCACAGCCTTTTTAAAAGAGATGAGAAAGGAAGAGGGTAAAGTCAAATAG
- a CDS encoding MFS transporter, whose product MKVKGLRWWVTSLVSLATVINYIDRNALAIMWPQVAEDLNMTKDDYALLITCFMIAYAIGQSASGKLFDKIGTRMGFVVSILIWSVSIGLHTLVRGIASLGLLRGTLALGEAGNWPGATKANAEWFPVKERATAQGIFNAGASAGAIISAPLIALLFSTIGWRFTFLIISVLGMLWIIPWLMLYKSSPNKHPWITKKEQETILDGQPNEQQDASPSLSWKELLAMRQSWAVILSRFFLDPIWWLFVSWLPIYLADQFGFNIKEIGMFAWVPYVGAALGSIAGGLFAGKLIRSGRGVNFSRKMTVILGGTLMLPSLLATAYASTPLMAVILIAVILFGFQFAISNIQTLPSDFMSGKSVGSLAGLGGTAAVVGVLITTWLVPVITQDSYVPFFVLGAMLVPLGILSVFIGGNIDAIQTNEKEVSKHAQAS is encoded by the coding sequence ATGAAAGTGAAAGGACTTAGATGGTGGGTAACCAGCCTTGTCAGCCTGGCGACTGTCATTAATTATATCGACAGAAATGCTTTGGCAATCATGTGGCCTCAGGTAGCGGAAGACCTGAACATGACCAAGGATGACTACGCTTTGCTGATTACCTGCTTTATGATTGCCTATGCCATAGGGCAGTCAGCTTCTGGAAAACTGTTTGACAAGATCGGTACACGTATGGGATTCGTCGTTTCCATTTTGATATGGTCGGTTTCCATCGGTTTACATACGCTTGTAAGAGGTATCGCCAGCTTAGGGTTATTACGTGGTACGCTCGCTCTGGGAGAAGCCGGTAACTGGCCTGGCGCCACCAAGGCGAATGCAGAGTGGTTTCCAGTCAAGGAACGTGCTACTGCACAGGGCATCTTCAATGCGGGAGCTTCTGCAGGTGCCATCATTTCTGCACCGCTGATTGCATTGCTCTTCTCAACGATAGGGTGGCGATTCACCTTCCTTATAATTAGTGTATTGGGAATGCTATGGATTATCCCTTGGCTGATGCTTTACAAGAGCTCCCCCAACAAGCACCCCTGGATTACGAAGAAAGAACAGGAAACCATTCTGGATGGACAGCCCAACGAACAACAAGATGCATCCCCATCCCTAAGTTGGAAAGAACTGCTTGCGATGAGGCAAAGCTGGGCAGTGATTCTGTCACGTTTTTTCCTTGATCCTATCTGGTGGCTGTTTGTATCGTGGCTTCCCATTTACTTGGCTGACCAGTTCGGCTTCAATATCAAGGAGATAGGTATGTTTGCCTGGGTACCGTACGTCGGGGCTGCATTGGGAAGTATTGCAGGAGGGCTATTTGCCGGAAAACTGATCAGGTCTGGCAGAGGGGTTAATTTCTCCCGAAAGATGACAGTCATACTGGGAGGTACCTTGATGCTACCATCATTGTTGGCAACTGCCTATGCTTCCACTCCCTTGATGGCTGTAATACTTATTGCTGTCATCCTGTTTGGCTTCCAGTTCGCTATCAGCAACATACAAACTTTACCAAGCGACTTTATGTCGGGCAAGTCTGTTGGCTCGCTGGCAGGTTTGGGTGGTACAGCAGCCGTGGTAGGAGTGCTTATTACCACTTGGTTGGTGCCTGTCATCACACAGGACTCTTACGTACCCTTCTTTGTACTAGGCGCTATGCTAGTTCCACTTGGTATACTGTCAGTATTTATAGGTGGAAATATAGATGCAATCCAAACCAATGAGAAAGAAGTCAGCAAACATGCTCAAGCCTCATAA
- a CDS encoding cupin domain-containing protein, whose translation MDVKTNSEVFINGATQAWQTLEDGLKRQFLGYDDQLMMVKVTFKKGGIGQLHKHYHSQTTYVVGGKFEVTIGDKKQVLEAGDAFYAPPNVIHGAVCLEDGMLIDVFSPAREDFLTP comes from the coding sequence ATGGACGTTAAAACAAATAGCGAAGTATTTATCAATGGTGCTACACAAGCATGGCAAACATTAGAAGATGGACTAAAAAGGCAGTTCCTTGGCTATGATGACCAGCTAATGATGGTGAAAGTTACCTTCAAGAAAGGAGGAATCGGTCAGCTCCACAAGCACTACCATTCACAAACCACCTACGTGGTGGGAGGAAAGTTTGAGGTAACTATTGGAGACAAGAAGCAAGTACTAGAGGCTGGCGATGCCTTTTATGCTCCTCCCAATGTGATACACGGTGCTGTATGTCTGGAAGACGGCATGCTCATCGATGTGTTCAGCCCTGCCCGTGAGGACTTCCTTACACCCTGA
- a CDS encoding alginate lyase family protein: protein MHKAINILLILLAFSLMANAQHPNLILTQQAVKEIRGSLGKYPLLDQTVENYQNKLKQALETDILVPVPKDPGGGYTHEKHKQNGKELYMAGILFQLTGDKVYVDFAHRMLKQYAALYPTLPLHPERKSNNPGKLFWQGLNESVWLVQVSQAYDCIYDALSAKERAYLEEHLFHPMVQFFTEENVRNFDIVHNHGTWCVAGVGMISYVMGDLKMVEKCLYSTRLDGSGGFMAQLEQLFSPDGYYTEGPYYQRYAMMPFILFAEAIQNNQPEKYIYQFRDGVIAKASNAILQLTYTNGRFFPINDALKEKTYLTQEMICNVDIAYSRFGHANGLLSIAEKHGEVLIAKAGLEVAKAVAEGKSQPFDWQSIELKDGANGDEGGIGILRAGSATDQLCILMKYAGQGMGHGHFDKLSISMFDNNQEILQDYGAARFLNTVQKEGGRYLPENKTWAKQTIAHNTLVVDGTSNFDGNLRVAQQQHADCFFFETDKMNSQVMSAKDHHAYPGVKMQRTIAMLQDSEMQKPIIVDLFRVKSDMEHQYDVPFYYQGHLIATNFEYKAYKDLRKTMGSDNGYQHLWLEAEAIPEQGSAQFTWLNDSRFYTITTITDANTQLLMGRIGANDPNFNLRNEPCLIVRQPKAGNHLFASVIEPHGVFDPTSEYTAQSSSKIKGIEVISDTDDATIVRITSQQGKHFLLMVANDKAEKNALHSVDTPKQTYQWTGPFKVEIENMGLTH, encoded by the coding sequence ATGCACAAAGCAATCAACATACTACTGATACTTTTAGCTTTTAGTCTGATGGCAAATGCGCAGCATCCAAACCTTATTCTGACCCAACAAGCAGTAAAGGAAATCCGTGGGTCACTCGGAAAGTACCCCCTGCTGGACCAGACAGTGGAAAACTACCAAAATAAGCTTAAACAAGCCTTGGAAACGGATATACTAGTACCAGTACCCAAAGATCCGGGCGGTGGCTATACACATGAAAAGCACAAACAGAATGGCAAGGAGCTTTATATGGCTGGTATACTTTTTCAGCTGACAGGAGACAAGGTTTATGTTGACTTTGCCCATAGAATGCTAAAACAATATGCGGCACTTTACCCTACCTTACCCCTACATCCGGAACGGAAAAGTAATAACCCAGGCAAACTATTCTGGCAAGGGTTAAACGAAAGTGTATGGCTTGTACAAGTCAGTCAGGCTTATGACTGTATTTATGATGCCCTTTCAGCAAAGGAAAGAGCTTATCTGGAGGAGCATCTTTTCCACCCAATGGTTCAGTTCTTTACAGAGGAGAATGTCCGCAACTTTGATATTGTCCATAACCACGGAACATGGTGTGTAGCAGGGGTCGGGATGATCAGCTATGTGATGGGAGACCTCAAGATGGTTGAAAAGTGTCTCTACAGTACCCGCTTGGATGGATCAGGTGGCTTTATGGCACAACTGGAACAACTATTCTCTCCTGATGGCTATTACACGGAAGGTCCCTATTACCAGCGCTATGCCATGATGCCTTTTATCCTCTTTGCGGAGGCTATCCAAAACAACCAACCAGAAAAATATATCTATCAATTCCGTGATGGCGTCATTGCCAAGGCTTCCAATGCCATTCTGCAACTTACCTATACCAACGGCAGGTTTTTTCCAATCAATGATGCCCTCAAAGAAAAGACCTATCTCACACAGGAAATGATCTGCAATGTAGATATAGCCTACAGCAGGTTCGGACATGCCAATGGCCTACTGAGTATTGCGGAAAAACATGGGGAAGTACTGATCGCCAAAGCGGGATTAGAAGTAGCGAAAGCAGTTGCTGAAGGAAAATCCCAACCGTTCGACTGGCAATCCATTGAGTTGAAAGACGGTGCCAATGGAGACGAAGGCGGTATTGGTATTCTGAGGGCAGGAAGTGCTACAGACCAACTCTGCATACTGATGAAATATGCAGGACAAGGAATGGGGCATGGGCATTTCGATAAGCTCAGTATCAGCATGTTTGACAATAACCAAGAGATTCTTCAGGACTATGGTGCTGCCCGTTTCCTGAATACAGTACAGAAAGAAGGTGGAAGGTACCTGCCCGAAAACAAGACCTGGGCCAAGCAGACTATAGCCCACAATACGTTAGTTGTTGACGGCACTTCTAACTTTGATGGTAATCTGAGAGTAGCTCAACAACAACATGCTGACTGTTTCTTCTTTGAGACAGATAAAATGAATAGTCAAGTAATGAGTGCCAAAGATCATCATGCCTACCCGGGCGTAAAGATGCAACGCACTATTGCCATGCTTCAGGACAGTGAGATGCAAAAACCAATAATTGTAGACCTTTTCAGGGTAAAATCCGACATGGAGCACCAGTATGATGTTCCCTTTTATTATCAGGGACATTTGATTGCCACCAACTTTGAATACAAAGCTTATAAGGACCTGCGCAAGACAATGGGTAGTGACAATGGCTACCAACACCTATGGCTGGAGGCAGAGGCTATCCCTGAACAGGGTAGTGCACAATTTACTTGGCTCAATGATTCCCGTTTCTACACCATTACCACAATCACGGACGCCAATACTCAACTGCTGATGGGAAGGATTGGTGCCAATGATCCGAACTTCAATCTCCGCAATGAACCTTGCCTGATTGTACGGCAGCCAAAAGCAGGCAACCACCTTTTTGCCTCAGTGATTGAGCCACATGGTGTTTTTGACCCTACTTCAGAATACACAGCCCAATCCAGCAGCAAAATCAAGGGAATAGAGGTCATCTCAGATACGGATGATGCCACCATTGTCCGGATTACCTCACAACAGGGCAAACACTTCTTGCTGATGGTCGCCAATGATAAGGCAGAAAAAAATGCGCTACATTCCGTAGACACCCCTAAGCAAACTTATCAATGGACGGGACCTTTTAAGGTGGAAATAGAAAATATGGGTTTGACTCATTAA
- a CDS encoding chondroitinase-B domain-containing protein: MKQPILWLLTMVGILISYVSQAATFTVSNASQLNSAIGSAQPGDTIVMTDGIWTNLNIVFDANGTSSSSITLKAATLGQVFIEGTSSLRIGGDYLTVEGLVFRNGQTASGAIIEFKSGSTTANHSRLTQCAIIDFNSGSADQKWVSLYGSQNRVDHCQFKGKTDGGTLLVVWLDGTVPNHQIDHNQFTDRAILGANGGEILRIGDSSTSMQNANTLVEYNYFANCDGEIEIISNKSGNNVYRHNTFYNNDGQLTLRHGNGCTVDGNYFFGNGKSGSSGVRIIGENHTVINNYFQDLNSTSNLRGAITVMGGIVDSPLNRYFAAKNCLVAHNTIVNCKAPFVIGSDKATSGEVYEAPSDNDFYNNVIYDNGSVTQASQVVDLEKPSSTFSGHVYAGNVYYGISTLANGTFSTSGWSNTNPNLSSASTTDGYTWFKITSSSTALINTAVGNLVTKDMEGQNRTTPDTGADEFATGSVDPEATPASATSAGPCWLTGDSCNETPIDNLSVSPSTLSFGSAAGSNTLSVFSNTSWTVTDNQAWISISSGSGSGNGNITISVTENTSTSSRSGTVTVTAGTLSETISVSQSGEAPEDGSDEIWLESECGTVGSAWEILSDGNASNGEYAKVKAGFKSTSSTPTGTDDQIAMSFNVTTADDYYIVARTTASSGSDDSFWVKVDGGNWISWSNVPQTAWTWSKVNIGGTDLVVNLSAGSHTLYFAYRESGAILDKIVLNTDGTLPSGTGSAASNCGGSGSSESQLPISSVSASSDDGNLPANTLDGDLATRWSAQGEGEWVKYDLGSIELVSKVKIAFHKGNERITSFDIAVSSDNSNWTNVITNQDASGNTLQLEEFDIVDSNARYIRITGHGNSSNDWNSLTEVEIWGGNAGSRLAANTTESLSTSFGLYPNPASDILTLQMENDARGTISVMLYDLTGKQLFQKLFEKETDQLIQDIPLPKVQPGLYLFRIEGSGIKQQVTSILIR, translated from the coding sequence ATGAAACAACCAATTTTATGGCTACTCACCATGGTAGGCATCCTGATTTCGTATGTCTCACAAGCAGCAACTTTTACGGTTTCCAATGCTTCCCAGCTCAACAGTGCCATTGGAAGTGCACAGCCCGGTGACACTATCGTCATGACCGATGGTATTTGGACTAATCTAAACATCGTATTTGATGCCAATGGTACCTCTTCCAGCTCCATTACCCTCAAGGCTGCTACACTTGGGCAGGTCTTTATTGAAGGTACTTCAAGCCTGAGAATCGGAGGAGACTACCTTACAGTGGAAGGACTGGTCTTCAGAAATGGACAAACTGCTTCAGGTGCCATTATTGAATTCAAGTCTGGCAGTACAACCGCCAACCACAGCCGGCTTACCCAATGTGCCATCATTGACTTTAACAGCGGTAGTGCTGACCAGAAATGGGTTTCGCTCTACGGCAGTCAAAACCGGGTAGACCATTGCCAATTCAAAGGTAAGACAGACGGAGGCACCCTCCTGGTGGTTTGGTTGGACGGTACAGTTCCTAATCACCAAATTGATCACAACCAGTTTACAGACCGTGCTATACTGGGTGCCAATGGCGGTGAGATTCTCCGTATTGGGGACAGCTCCACTTCTATGCAGAATGCCAATACGCTGGTGGAGTACAACTACTTTGCAAACTGTGACGGAGAAATTGAAATCATCTCCAACAAGTCAGGCAATAATGTGTACCGCCATAATACCTTTTACAACAATGATGGACAACTGACACTCAGACATGGAAACGGCTGTACGGTAGATGGCAATTACTTCTTCGGTAATGGGAAATCCGGCTCTTCTGGTGTCAGGATTATCGGGGAAAACCATACCGTCATCAACAACTACTTCCAGGACCTGAACAGTACCAGTAACCTACGGGGAGCCATTACAGTAATGGGAGGTATTGTTGATTCACCACTTAACCGATACTTCGCAGCCAAGAACTGTCTGGTTGCCCACAATACGATTGTCAACTGCAAAGCACCTTTTGTCATCGGCTCTGATAAAGCCACCAGCGGAGAAGTATATGAAGCCCCATCAGACAATGACTTCTACAACAATGTGATCTACGACAACGGCAGCGTTACCCAAGCCAGCCAAGTGGTGGATCTGGAAAAGCCAAGTTCCACCTTTTCCGGTCATGTGTATGCTGGCAATGTGTACTACGGCATCAGTACCCTTGCCAACGGTACATTCTCGACATCAGGCTGGAGCAATACCAATCCCAACCTTTCTTCAGCCAGTACAACCGATGGCTACACTTGGTTCAAGATCACTTCAAGTAGTACAGCACTGATTAATACAGCGGTAGGTAATCTGGTTACCAAGGATATGGAAGGGCAAAACCGAACCACTCCTGACACTGGTGCCGATGAGTTTGCCACCGGCAGTGTGGATCCTGAGGCAACGCCGGCGTCTGCCACTTCCGCTGGTCCATGCTGGTTGACAGGTGACTCCTGCAACGAAACCCCGATTGACAACCTGAGTGTCTCTCCATCAACGCTATCTTTTGGTTCAGCAGCTGGCAGCAATACCCTCTCTGTATTTTCCAATACATCATGGACAGTAACAGACAATCAGGCATGGATCAGCATAAGCAGCGGCAGTGGGTCAGGTAATGGCAACATCACGATTTCAGTTACAGAAAATACCTCAACCAGCAGTCGGTCAGGGACTGTCACTGTGACGGCAGGGACATTGTCAGAAACCATCTCTGTGTCACAAAGTGGCGAAGCACCCGAAGATGGCAGCGATGAAATATGGTTAGAATCGGAATGCGGAACGGTGGGAAGTGCTTGGGAAATTCTGTCTGACGGCAATGCATCCAACGGTGAGTATGCCAAAGTAAAGGCTGGATTCAAGAGTACCAGCTCGACTCCTACCGGCACAGACGACCAGATTGCGATGAGCTTCAATGTCACCACTGCCGACGATTACTACATTGTAGCCAGAACCACTGCCAGCAGCGGCAGCGATGATTCGTTCTGGGTTAAGGTAGATGGTGGCAACTGGATATCCTGGAGCAATGTACCCCAAACAGCATGGACATGGTCCAAAGTAAATATTGGTGGTACCGACCTTGTTGTAAATCTCTCTGCAGGTTCCCATACGCTTTACTTTGCATACCGGGAATCGGGCGCCATTCTGGACAAGATTGTTCTGAATACCGATGGCACTTTACCTTCCGGAACAGGCAGTGCTGCCAGCAACTGTGGTGGTAGTGGCAGCTCCGAATCACAGCTTCCCATCTCTTCCGTATCCGCCAGCAGTGACGATGGCAACCTACCTGCCAATACCCTTGACGGTGACTTGGCTACCCGCTGGTCTGCACAAGGTGAAGGTGAATGGGTCAAATACGACCTGGGTAGCATTGAATTGGTTTCAAAAGTGAAAATCGCATTCCATAAAGGGAATGAGCGGATTACCTCTTTTGACATTGCTGTTTCCTCGGACAATTCCAACTGGACCAATGTAATCACCAATCAGGATGCCAGCGGCAATACCTTACAGTTGGAAGAGTTTGACATCGTGGATTCCAATGCCCGTTATATCAGAATCACAGGACATGGCAATTCCTCAAATGATTGGAATAGCCTGACAGAAGTGGAAATCTGGGGTGGAAATGCTGGCAGTCGACTTGCTGCAAATACAACTGAAAGCTTGTCGACCTCATTCGGGTTATATCCCAACCCTGCAAGTGACATCTTAACGCTTCAGATGGAGAATGACGCCAGAGGAACCATTTCCGTTATGCTGTATGATCTGACAGGAAAACAACTTTTTCAAAAGTTGTTTGAAAAGGAAACTGACCAGCTGATTCAAGACATCCCACTTCCCAAGGTACAACCTGGTCTCTACCTTTTCAGGATTGAAGGCAGTGGCATAAAACAACAAGTGACCTCCATACTGATACGTTAA
- a CDS encoding SDR family NAD(P)-dependent oxidoreductase produces MNMKGKVAIVTGGARDIGRAISIKLASLGVKVVVNYYNNPEEAQETIEMIKEAGGEAIAVQGDMTKNTDILTLVSETVNTYGDQIHILVNVAGGLVARKTIEEMDEAFWDNMMTLNLKTVFMVTKAVKPYMPQGSSIVNFASQAGRDGGGPGAAAYATAKGAVMTYTRALAKEFGPQQIRVNALCPGMISTTFHDTFTKDEVRTKVAASTPLRREGEAREVADLVAYLASEESSFLTGNNIDINGGLCFS; encoded by the coding sequence ATGAACATGAAAGGAAAAGTAGCCATCGTAACTGGTGGCGCAAGAGATATTGGCCGCGCTATATCTATCAAACTAGCTTCACTAGGTGTAAAAGTAGTGGTGAATTACTACAATAACCCAGAAGAAGCCCAAGAAACAATAGAGATGATCAAGGAAGCTGGTGGAGAAGCTATTGCCGTACAAGGCGATATGACCAAGAATACCGATATACTAACCTTGGTTTCAGAAACGGTGAATACATATGGCGATCAGATCCATATACTGGTCAATGTGGCAGGCGGACTGGTTGCCCGCAAAACAATAGAGGAAATGGATGAAGCATTCTGGGACAATATGATGACGCTGAACCTCAAGACGGTATTCATGGTAACCAAAGCTGTCAAGCCTTATATGCCCCAAGGCAGTTCCATTGTCAACTTTGCCTCTCAGGCTGGCCGCGATGGTGGCGGACCGGGAGCTGCAGCCTATGCAACTGCCAAAGGCGCTGTGATGACCTACACCCGTGCCTTGGCAAAAGAATTTGGACCGCAACAGATCAGGGTCAATGCACTTTGCCCTGGTATGATCAGCACCACTTTTCACGATACCTTCACTAAGGACGAAGTGCGTACCAAGGTAGCTGCCTCTACTCCACTTAGAAGGGAAGGAGAAGCCAGAGAGGTGGCTGACCTAGTCGCTTATCTTGCCTCTGAGGAATCTTCATTCCTGACGGGCAATAACATTGATATCAACGGAGGGCTTTGCTTCTCCTGA